A region from the Kribbella shirazensis genome encodes:
- a CDS encoding dihydrodipicolinate synthase family protein, with protein MTEKLDGVIVATTLPYAEDASAPAGLRPELDKYAEHCRWLIDNGCRGIGPNGSLGEYSSLTDDERRAVARTAIEAVGDDGVVVVGVHGVGSHQARGWAEKAAEDGADGVLCLPPTMYRANRGEVIAHFTEVAKAGLPVMVYNNPLDTKVDLTPDLLAELAQIENIVAVKEFSGDVRRILEIRELAPDLAVIAGADDLTLEALLMGATGWFAGFPNVFPKESVRLFELATQGKLEEARALYEPLVAAFRWDSRTEFVQAIKYSMDYVGRFGGPCRPPRGPLVPEHLAQLEQDMKKAVESLK; from the coding sequence ATGACCGAGAAGTTGGACGGCGTGATCGTCGCGACCACACTCCCGTACGCCGAGGACGCGTCGGCGCCGGCAGGGCTGCGCCCGGAGCTCGACAAGTACGCCGAGCACTGCCGCTGGCTGATCGACAACGGCTGCCGCGGCATCGGGCCGAACGGATCGCTCGGCGAGTACTCGTCGCTCACCGACGACGAGCGCCGCGCCGTGGCGAGGACCGCGATCGAGGCAGTAGGTGACGACGGTGTCGTGGTCGTCGGCGTCCACGGCGTCGGCTCCCACCAGGCCCGCGGCTGGGCCGAGAAGGCGGCCGAGGACGGCGCGGACGGCGTACTCTGCCTGCCGCCGACCATGTACCGGGCAAACCGCGGCGAGGTGATCGCCCATTTCACCGAGGTCGCGAAGGCCGGCCTGCCGGTGATGGTGTACAACAACCCGCTCGACACCAAGGTCGACCTGACCCCGGACCTGCTCGCCGAGCTTGCGCAGATCGAGAACATCGTCGCGGTGAAGGAGTTCTCCGGCGACGTCCGGCGGATCCTCGAGATCCGCGAGCTGGCGCCGGACCTGGCCGTCATCGCGGGTGCGGACGACCTGACGCTGGAGGCGCTGCTGATGGGCGCGACCGGCTGGTTCGCCGGCTTCCCGAACGTGTTCCCGAAGGAATCGGTCCGGTTGTTCGAGCTCGCTACGCAGGGCAAGCTGGAGGAGGCGCGCGCGTTGTACGAGCCGTTGGTCGCCGCGTTCCGGTGGGACTCGCGGACCGAGTTCGTCCAGGCGATCAAGTACAGCATGGACTACGTCGGGCGGTTCGGCGGACCGTGCCGGCCGCCGCGCGGGCCGCTTGTCCCCGAGCACCTCGCGCAACTGGAACAGGACATGAAGAAGGCCGTGGAGTCGCTGAAATGA
- a CDS encoding proline racemase family protein, with translation MRSVRTISAIDSHTEGMPTRVVTGGVGVVPGATMAERREYFVKHLDDLRLFLVNEPRGHAAMSGAILQPPTRSDADWGVLYIEVSGCLPMCGHGTIGVATVLVESGMVEVTEPHTLVRLDTPAGLVVVDVAVSNGRAEHVTLRNVPSYSHALDASVEVPGLGKVTYDLAYGGNYYAILPLEQLGIPFDRAEKDRILQAGLDIMDAINTTDRPVHPLDPGITGCKHVQFTAPGVDGAHSRNAMAIHPGWFDRSPCGTGTSARMAQLHARGELGLNTDFVNESFIGTRFTGRLIEETTVGPHPAVIPTVTGRAWITGTANYLLDPDDPFPTGFVL, from the coding sequence ATGAGGTCCGTCCGGACGATCAGCGCCATCGACTCGCATACCGAGGGCATGCCGACCCGCGTCGTCACCGGCGGGGTCGGCGTCGTCCCCGGTGCGACGATGGCCGAGCGCCGTGAGTACTTCGTGAAGCACCTGGACGACCTGCGGTTGTTCCTGGTGAACGAGCCGCGCGGTCATGCGGCGATGAGCGGCGCGATCCTGCAGCCGCCGACCCGGTCCGACGCGGACTGGGGCGTGCTGTACATCGAGGTCTCCGGCTGCCTGCCGATGTGCGGTCACGGGACGATCGGCGTGGCGACGGTGCTGGTCGAGTCCGGCATGGTCGAGGTGACCGAGCCGCATACCTTGGTCCGCCTGGACACCCCGGCCGGGCTCGTCGTCGTAGACGTTGCCGTCAGCAACGGTCGCGCGGAGCACGTGACGCTCCGGAACGTCCCGTCGTACTCCCATGCTCTGGATGCCTCGGTGGAGGTCCCCGGGCTGGGCAAGGTCACGTACGACCTGGCGTACGGCGGGAACTACTACGCGATCCTGCCGCTGGAGCAGCTCGGCATCCCGTTCGACCGGGCCGAGAAGGACCGCATCCTGCAGGCGGGCCTGGACATCATGGACGCGATCAACACCACCGATCGCCCGGTGCATCCGCTCGATCCCGGGATCACCGGGTGCAAGCATGTGCAGTTCACCGCTCCGGGCGTCGACGGCGCTCACTCGCGCAATGCGATGGCGATCCACCCCGGCTGGTTCGACCGTTCCCCGTGTGGCACCGGTACGTCGGCCCGGATGGCGCAACTGCACGCTCGTGGCGAGCTCGGCCTGAACACCGACTTCGTCAACGAGTCCTTCATCGGGACCCGCTTCACCGGCCGCCTCATCGAGGAGACAACGGTCGGTCCACACCCCGCCGTCATCCCCACGGTGACCGGCCGAGCCTGGATCACCGGCACCGCCAACTACCTCCTGGACCCCGACGACCCGTTCCCAACCGGCTTCGTCCTCTAG
- a CDS encoding UBP-type zinc finger domain-containing protein has product MTESSGTPGIDSTVPPSGSGCVECLERDGWWFHLRRCAQCGHIGCCDSSPAQHASAHAAETGHQIVRSFEPGEDWFWHYGEAQYYDGPDLAPPASRPETQPVPGGKVPDDWKAHLHR; this is encoded by the coding sequence ATGACGGAGAGTTCTGGAACACCGGGTATCGACAGCACGGTGCCCCCGAGTGGCAGCGGATGTGTCGAGTGCCTGGAGCGTGACGGCTGGTGGTTCCACCTGCGCCGGTGTGCGCAGTGCGGTCACATCGGGTGCTGCGACTCCTCCCCCGCCCAGCACGCCTCCGCCCACGCGGCTGAGACCGGGCACCAGATCGTCCGCAGCTTCGAGCCGGGCGAGGACTGGTTCTGGCACTACGGCGAGGCCCAGTACTACGACGGCCCCGACCTCGCCCCACCAGCCTCCCGCCCCGAAACCCAACCCGTCCCCGGCGGCAAGGTCCCCGACGACTGGAAGGCCCACCTCCACCGCTGA